The following proteins are encoded in a genomic region of Gimesia algae:
- a CDS encoding RNA polymerase sigma factor, with translation MLDEAQKTLFLNWLDEHGSAVMQVARAYTLNSEDTQDLAQEILLQAWKSLPKFEQRSTAATWFYRVALQTAMNWQRKEKPRRKNQEPLLEVHTVITEGVNCAEAAQQRDTVEQLYCAIRQLPRTDAALVLLYLDELSYREMSDVLGISESNVGVKLNRAKQRLNELMKGETDGS, from the coding sequence TTGTTGGACGAAGCGCAAAAGACGCTGTTCCTGAACTGGCTGGACGAGCATGGCTCGGCGGTTATGCAGGTGGCGCGCGCCTACACCCTTAATAGCGAGGATACACAGGATCTGGCACAGGAAATATTGCTGCAGGCCTGGAAGTCTTTGCCCAAGTTCGAGCAGAGGTCGACTGCCGCGACGTGGTTTTATCGCGTGGCGCTGCAGACGGCGATGAACTGGCAGCGCAAAGAGAAGCCGCGCCGTAAAAATCAAGAGCCTCTGCTGGAAGTTCATACCGTGATTACGGAAGGGGTGAACTGCGCCGAAGCGGCACAGCAGCGGGATACCGTGGAGCAACTGTACTGCGCCATTCGTCAGTTACCCAGAACGGATGCCGCGCTGGTGCTGCTCTACCTGGATGAACTGAGTTATCGCGAAATGTCCGATGTCTTAGGGATCTCAGAAAGTAATGTGGGCGTGAAACTGAACCGGGCCAAACAAAGACTGAATGAACTGATGAAAGGGGAAACTGATGGCTCCTGA
- a CDS encoding SMI1/KNR4 family protein, which translates to MTKDEIRLVLDACLQRESPGLESPSSEEWQSLEGRYACRIPAEVRDFIDLMAEYEFPGDILNVGGRSNNGNDTIELTYEFESKENPTWSAEMIPFYSIGNGDYFCVSSLQCPESPVYYYYAEQGLFKHYIDSFKDWILELPRFLS; encoded by the coding sequence ATGACAAAGGATGAAATTCGTCTGGTTTTAGATGCATGTCTTCAGCGGGAATCACCTGGTTTGGAATCCCCTTCTTCAGAAGAATGGCAGTCACTTGAAGGTCGATACGCTTGTCGTATTCCCGCCGAGGTGCGTGATTTTATCGATCTCATGGCGGAGTATGAGTTTCCCGGTGACATTCTTAATGTTGGTGGCAGATCGAACAATGGAAACGACACGATTGAACTCACCTACGAGTTTGAATCTAAAGAGAACCCGACCTGGTCGGCTGAGATGATCCCATTTTATTCGATTGGAAATGGCGATTATTTCTGTGTCTCATCTCTTCAGTGCCCTGAGAGCCCCGTTTATTATTACTATGCGGAACAAGGACTTTTCAAGCACTATATTGATAGCTTTAAGGATTGGATCCTTGAATTGCCTCGGTTTCTGTCATAG
- a CDS encoding DUF6547 family protein, with protein MSAPQTALNVYQAIIDEFVGKTRLYGSSSSVGECGVFSKAPDHAKYNEFIETLNPTQRLILSEMLQEERDDAIHDLLASLSGWIDCQDVGLTYQGKPMPVDLSGMGLHGDYVGRRDGWEWPSEREPEDP; from the coding sequence ATGTCAGCACCACAAACAGCACTCAACGTCTATCAGGCGATCATTGACGAGTTTGTAGGCAAAACGCGACTCTACGGATCCAGTTCATCCGTTGGGGAGTGTGGAGTCTTTTCAAAAGCTCCCGATCATGCAAAATACAATGAATTCATCGAGACATTGAATCCAACGCAACGACTGATCCTGTCAGAGATGCTGCAAGAAGAACGTGATGACGCGATCCATGATCTATTAGCCTCATTGTCTGGTTGGATCGACTGTCAGGATGTCGGTCTCACCTACCAGGGGAAGCCAATGCCGGTCGACCTCAGTGGCATGGGATTGCATGGCGACTATGTCGGACGTCGAGATGGATGGGAGTGGCCATCAGAACGCGAGCCAGAAGATCCTTAG
- a CDS encoding serine/threonine protein kinase, with protein MNISKTSLGRSFSHSILKSFSRSRLFSKGSMWIWPIAGTILLLILGFIVRSIVEESARQTVANNLQTILDADVAALQIWLEREESLAEVMAEEPRVQKLSVELVALNQQKADDREALLHSKALVELRQEFESELEHLNYLDIGLISLEGRVLASSRDEPIGRGDLPIQQSALDKVKQGQATVTRPFESVFVRKDATGELKAGLPTMLAMAPVKDAAGKPIAALSLLIRPEVNFTRILSVAQAGKTGETYAFDSEGAMLSQSRFDDDLKMIGLIPDRADAQSILNVQIRDPEVNMIEGKRPELRLADRPLTRMAASAVQGEAGIDANGYRDYRGVPVVGAWVWLPEYDFGVATEMDAAEAYRPLYLLRYSFWGLFALLALGAIVIFVFTIIVARKEQETRRAVIKAKQLGQYALEEKLGEGGMGVVYRGQHAMLRRPTAIKLLDIEKTTDEAVARFEREVQLTSQLNHPNTIAIYDYGRTPEGVFYYAMELLDGINLDDLVKQYGPQPESRVIHLLKQIAGSLAEAHQLGVIHRDVKPANIFLTHRGGVYDFIKLLDFGLVKAVDGREQASLTSTNSMAGTPMYLSPEGINHPDAVDGRSDLYALGAVAYYLLTGTTVFDGESIIEICMKHVQEQPQSISARLGKPVSADLEQIVMQCLEKDPAKRPQTAGEVLLDLSTCQYDGKWSILDASQWWAKQMPGQATQFQSGIQGKASTSSIADATLIVNLSQDK; from the coding sequence ATGAATATCTCGAAAACCTCACTGGGCCGATCTTTTTCCCACTCGATTCTGAAATCGTTTTCACGATCCCGGCTGTTCTCCAAAGGGAGCATGTGGATCTGGCCGATTGCCGGCACGATCCTGCTGTTGATACTGGGGTTCATTGTTCGCTCGATTGTGGAAGAATCCGCCAGACAGACTGTCGCGAATAATCTGCAGACCATTCTGGATGCGGATGTCGCGGCCTTGCAGATCTGGCTGGAGCGGGAAGAGTCCCTGGCGGAGGTGATGGCGGAAGAACCGCGTGTGCAGAAGTTGTCCGTAGAACTCGTTGCCTTGAATCAACAGAAAGCCGACGACCGTGAGGCATTACTGCATTCAAAGGCGCTCGTGGAACTGCGACAGGAATTCGAATCGGAACTGGAACATCTGAATTATCTGGATATCGGCTTGATCAGCCTGGAAGGCAGAGTGTTAGCGTCTTCACGGGATGAACCGATCGGCCGGGGAGATTTACCGATTCAGCAATCGGCGCTGGATAAGGTGAAGCAGGGACAAGCAACCGTGACACGCCCCTTCGAAAGCGTGTTCGTCCGCAAAGACGCAACGGGAGAACTCAAAGCCGGGTTACCCACGATGCTGGCGATGGCGCCCGTGAAAGATGCTGCTGGAAAACCGATCGCCGCGCTCTCCTTATTAATTCGTCCCGAAGTCAACTTCACCCGAATACTTTCAGTTGCCCAGGCCGGGAAAACCGGAGAAACGTATGCGTTCGACAGTGAAGGGGCAATGTTATCTCAAAGCCGTTTCGACGATGATTTGAAAATGATCGGACTGATTCCCGATCGCGCTGATGCTCAATCAATACTCAACGTGCAGATCCGTGACCCGGAGGTCAATATGATTGAGGGGAAACGACCTGAGTTGAGGCTGGCAGATCGCCCCTTAACCCGCATGGCGGCTTCTGCTGTTCAGGGAGAAGCCGGCATTGATGCGAACGGGTATCGCGATTATCGAGGTGTGCCTGTTGTCGGTGCCTGGGTCTGGCTGCCTGAATACGATTTTGGAGTCGCCACTGAGATGGATGCTGCTGAGGCATACCGTCCGTTGTATCTGTTGCGTTACAGTTTCTGGGGATTGTTCGCGCTGCTGGCTCTGGGTGCGATTGTGATTTTTGTCTTTACAATTATTGTTGCCCGCAAAGAACAGGAAACCCGTCGCGCGGTGATCAAAGCCAAACAACTCGGGCAGTATGCGCTCGAAGAAAAACTGGGAGAAGGGGGGATGGGCGTTGTCTATCGCGGCCAGCATGCGATGCTCAGGCGGCCGACAGCAATCAAGTTACTTGATATTGAGAAAACCACTGATGAAGCAGTCGCCCGCTTTGAGCGCGAGGTGCAGCTCACCAGCCAGTTGAATCATCCCAATACAATTGCCATTTATGACTATGGACGTACCCCGGAAGGCGTTTTCTATTATGCGATGGAGCTGCTGGACGGCATCAACCTGGATGATCTGGTGAAGCAGTATGGACCGCAGCCGGAAAGCCGGGTGATCCATCTACTGAAACAGATTGCAGGTTCGCTGGCCGAAGCGCATCAGCTGGGCGTCATCCATCGCGACGTGAAGCCGGCGAATATCTTCCTGACACATCGTGGCGGCGTTTACGACTTTATCAAGCTGCTCGATTTCGGTCTGGTCAAAGCCGTCGATGGCAGAGAGCAGGCTTCGTTAACCTCTACCAATTCGATGGCGGGGACACCGATGTATCTCTCTCCGGAAGGCATCAATCATCCCGACGCCGTCGATGGTCGCAGCGATCTGTACGCATTGGGAGCGGTCGCCTATTACCTGCTGACGGGAACGACGGTGTTTGACGGAGAGTCCATCATCGAGATCTGCATGAAGCATGTGCAGGAACAGCCGCAAAGCATCTCGGCACGACTGGGGAAACCGGTCTCAGCGGATCTGGAACAGATCGTGATGCAGTGTCTGGAGAAGGACCCTGCGAAACGCCCGCAGACCGCTGGCGAAGTGCTTCTGGATCTGTCAACATGCCAGTATGATGGCAAGTGGTCGATCCTGGATGCCAGCCAGTGGTGGGCAAAACAGATGCCAGGCCAGGCCACTCAGTTTCAATCCGGCATTCAGGGGAAGGCATCAACCAGTTCCATTGCGGATGCAACGTTGATTGTGAATCTGTCGCAGGACAAATGA
- the xylA gene encoding xylose isomerase, whose amino-acid sequence MEYFADVPKIEYEGPQSKNPLAFKHYCPEEEIEGQTMRDLFRFSICYWHTFRGTGSDPFGGPTLQRPWDDGSNSVENALKRVDVAFEFFEKLQAPYYCFHDKDVSPDGATLKEANENFDRIADKLLEAQERTGIKLLWGTANMFSHPRFMHGAATSPNADVFAYAAAQVKKAMEVTHKLGGENYVFWGGREGYMNLFNTDMKRELDHLARFMHMAVEHAQKIGFKGQFLFEPKPKEPTKHQYDFDAAACLNFLRTYDLLDHVKLNIETNHATLAGHTMMHELVYSSIQGSLGSIDANTGDLLLGWDTDQFPTDIYLTTQCMLAILEQGGLAPGGVNFDAKVRRESFEPIDLFYAHVGGMDAFARGAKIAAQIRKDGILSDFVAKRYASYNDGIGKQIEEGSVSFADLETYMLEKGDSDANMSGRQEWIENVINDYI is encoded by the coding sequence ATGGAATACTTTGCAGACGTCCCGAAAATTGAGTACGAAGGTCCCCAAAGCAAAAATCCACTCGCCTTCAAGCATTATTGTCCGGAAGAAGAAATTGAAGGTCAGACGATGCGGGATTTGTTTCGCTTCAGCATCTGTTACTGGCATACTTTTCGGGGAACCGGCAGTGATCCCTTTGGTGGCCCTACCCTGCAGCGTCCCTGGGATGATGGCTCCAATTCCGTCGAAAACGCGCTCAAACGGGTCGATGTCGCCTTTGAATTCTTTGAAAAACTTCAGGCGCCTTATTACTGCTTCCACGATAAAGACGTCTCCCCCGATGGAGCGACACTGAAAGAAGCCAACGAGAATTTCGATCGCATTGCCGACAAGCTGCTCGAAGCCCAGGAACGAACGGGCATCAAGCTGTTGTGGGGGACTGCGAACATGTTTTCCCATCCCCGTTTCATGCATGGTGCAGCCACCAGCCCGAATGCAGACGTCTTTGCCTACGCAGCCGCCCAGGTTAAAAAAGCAATGGAAGTGACCCACAAACTGGGCGGAGAAAATTATGTGTTCTGGGGGGGCCGTGAAGGGTATATGAATCTCTTCAATACCGACATGAAACGGGAACTCGATCACCTGGCCCGCTTCATGCATATGGCGGTTGAGCATGCTCAGAAGATCGGATTCAAAGGACAGTTTCTGTTCGAGCCCAAACCCAAAGAGCCGACCAAGCATCAGTACGATTTCGATGCAGCCGCCTGTTTGAATTTCCTGCGTACCTATGATTTGCTGGACCATGTCAAACTGAATATTGAAACCAATCATGCGACACTCGCCGGTCATACAATGATGCACGAACTGGTTTACTCTTCCATTCAGGGTTCACTTGGCAGTATTGACGCGAATACGGGTGACCTGCTGCTGGGCTGGGATACCGATCAGTTTCCGACTGATATTTACCTGACGACACAGTGTATGCTGGCCATTCTGGAGCAGGGCGGTCTGGCGCCCGGCGGAGTCAACTTCGATGCGAAAGTCCGCCGCGAAAGCTTTGAGCCGATTGATCTCTTCTATGCACATGTCGGCGGCATGGATGCGTTCGCCCGAGGCGCGAAAATTGCGGCTCAGATTCGTAAAGACGGCATCCTCTCCGATTTTGTTGCTAAGCGATATGCCAGCTACAACGACGGGATCGGAAAACAGATCGAAGAAGGAAGCGTCTCTTTTGCTGATCTGGAAACCTACATGCTGGAAAAAGGAGATTCCGACGCGAACATGAGTGGTCGTCAGGAATGGATCGAAAATGTGATCAACGATTACATTTAA
- the hemP gene encoding hemin uptake protein HemP, translating into MSEQEKTEHLSPSAAPQKEIPAEVIGSETILQGKQEVLIRHGETTYRLRITQNGKLILCK; encoded by the coding sequence ATGAGCGAACAAGAAAAAACAGAACATCTGTCTCCATCCGCCGCCCCCCAAAAAGAAATTCCTGCAGAAGTGATCGGTTCAGAAACGATCCTGCAAGGCAAACAGGAGGTATTGATTCGGCACGGTGAGACCACCTACCGCCTGAGAATTACTCAGAACGGAAAGCTGATCCTCTGCAAATAG
- a CDS encoding DUF1559 domain-containing protein — protein MGQHSNSRHTLCQRKRGFTLIELLVVIAIIAILIALLLPAVQQAREAARRSQCKNNLKQFGLALHNYLSAYTVFPPAFSVSPGGSSGYTPGGQWSIHARILPFGDAANLFNNIDFTTNYSNQSDASIAYTRVPFFMCPSEVNDKTRTDSSGAPQHYPVSYGYNGGTWRVFTNTSLSGGDGSFYPNSKTKPRDFTDGTTNTLCFAEVKAFTAYNRDGGAGTSSIPSNAGGVESLIAGGGENKGNSGHTEWVDGRVHQTGFTTTLPPNTKVVVPTASGAIDAGDYTSCREAQSCTGPTYAAVTARSYHTGIVHALLMDGSVRSLSENIDLNTYRALSTRSGGEVIGEF, from the coding sequence ATGGGGCAACACTCAAATTCCCGCCACACCCTGTGCCAGCGTAAGCGTGGGTTCACACTGATTGAACTTTTGGTGGTGATCGCCATCATCGCCATTCTGATTGCTTTATTACTACCCGCAGTGCAACAGGCACGCGAAGCAGCCCGCCGCAGCCAATGTAAAAATAACCTCAAGCAATTTGGACTGGCATTACACAATTACCTTTCCGCGTACACTGTCTTTCCCCCTGCATTCAGTGTGAGCCCTGGCGGAAGTAGTGGCTATACACCAGGCGGACAATGGTCCATTCACGCCCGAATTCTTCCATTTGGAGATGCAGCCAACCTGTTCAACAATATTGATTTCACAACCAACTATTCTAATCAGAGCGATGCGAGCATCGCTTATACTCGCGTCCCTTTTTTCATGTGTCCCAGCGAAGTGAATGATAAAACTCGGACGGACTCTTCCGGAGCCCCCCAGCATTATCCAGTCAGTTATGGCTACAACGGAGGCACCTGGCGCGTTTTCACCAATACCAGCCTGAGCGGAGGCGATGGCTCTTTCTACCCGAACAGCAAAACCAAGCCGCGGGATTTTACCGACGGGACTACCAATACGCTCTGTTTTGCGGAAGTCAAAGCATTCACTGCTTATAACCGGGACGGCGGTGCGGGCACTTCATCTATCCCCAGTAATGCCGGTGGAGTGGAATCCTTAATCGCTGGTGGTGGAGAAAACAAAGGCAACAGTGGACACACGGAATGGGTAGACGGACGCGTGCACCAGACTGGTTTTACGACTACATTGCCCCCCAACACCAAAGTCGTCGTACCAACTGCCTCCGGAGCGATCGATGCAGGTGATTATACTTCCTGTCGCGAAGCGCAGAGCTGTACCGGCCCGACTTATGCTGCTGTCACGGCACGCAGCTATCACACCGGCATCGTCCATGCCCTGCTGATGGACGGATCCGTTCGTTCGCTCAGTGAAAATATTGATCTCAATACTTATCGTGCACTGAGTACCCGCAGCGGTGGTGAAGTGATCGGCGAATTTTAA
- the murJ gene encoding murein biosynthesis integral membrane protein MurJ has protein sequence MDEPAPPSHSSEEHSQVAAAENTRKLFSGLRVVSLLTLVSRILGMVRDIGMATLFGNGPIMDSFSVAFKLPNLMRRLLGEGALSTAFLPTFIRELENQGRESAWKLVTAVLFWLLLFSVMLVGTGEILLIFLSGFESASSEARLLYWLSGLLLPYLILVCMAAQVNATLHALNHFSIPALLPTILNLFWMGGIWLVAPWYPDASAKITIVCLAILAGGVLQLVLPSLKLFSLGYRPHMDWQGGFTQIQTIAASMAPIVVGLSITQFNTLIDSVLAWGLARPEGVVGTGEVPAWEIFESGTASALYFGQRMYQFPLGVFGVALGTVLYPRLSRHAERQEGDLLRQDLLLGLQLVIGVGLPASLGLFLMAGPLSTLLFQYGDFDVFDARQTAEMIRYYGLGVVAFMAVLILNRGFYAVGDTRTPVRIGVVIVFCNLLLNLALIWWMQGEGLALATSLAAMIQSGLSLWLIREKTGALDLRQLTSTTLRAGIATLVMSVLISVELSLLPASEQFLARLIRVLVPVVSAVISYLLLARLLGLNEIMTLMKSGRKPPENTEL, from the coding sequence ATGGATGAACCTGCTCCACCTTCACATTCTTCTGAAGAACACTCACAGGTGGCTGCCGCTGAGAATACGCGCAAGTTGTTCTCGGGGCTCCGGGTTGTCAGTCTGCTGACTCTGGTGAGTCGCATCCTGGGAATGGTCCGCGACATTGGCATGGCGACCCTGTTCGGCAATGGTCCAATCATGGACTCTTTTTCCGTTGCCTTCAAGCTGCCGAATCTGATGCGCCGACTTCTGGGAGAAGGGGCGCTCTCTACGGCGTTTCTGCCCACTTTCATCCGGGAACTGGAAAATCAGGGCCGTGAATCTGCGTGGAAGCTGGTCACCGCTGTATTATTCTGGCTGCTGCTCTTTTCGGTGATGCTCGTCGGAACTGGTGAGATCCTGCTGATCTTTCTGAGTGGTTTCGAGTCGGCCAGCTCAGAGGCCCGTCTGCTTTATTGGCTCTCCGGGTTACTGTTACCTTATCTGATTCTGGTCTGTATGGCAGCACAGGTGAATGCGACACTGCATGCGTTGAATCATTTTTCGATTCCCGCTTTGTTGCCTACGATTCTCAATCTGTTCTGGATGGGGGGGATCTGGCTGGTTGCTCCCTGGTATCCTGACGCCTCTGCCAAGATTACCATCGTCTGTCTTGCGATTCTGGCGGGAGGAGTCTTGCAACTGGTATTGCCCAGCCTGAAGTTGTTTTCGCTGGGATATCGCCCTCATATGGACTGGCAGGGAGGGTTTACACAGATACAGACCATTGCTGCCAGTATGGCTCCGATTGTCGTGGGCCTGTCGATTACCCAGTTCAATACTCTGATCGACAGCGTACTGGCCTGGGGCCTGGCGCGGCCTGAAGGAGTGGTAGGGACAGGGGAGGTTCCTGCCTGGGAAATCTTTGAATCGGGAACGGCATCGGCGCTCTATTTTGGTCAGCGGATGTATCAGTTTCCGTTGGGAGTGTTTGGGGTCGCGCTGGGGACGGTGCTCTATCCCCGACTCTCACGTCATGCGGAACGACAGGAGGGAGACCTGTTAAGGCAGGATCTACTGTTGGGATTACAGTTGGTGATTGGTGTGGGATTACCGGCCAGTCTGGGGCTGTTTCTGATGGCGGGACCTTTATCGACGCTACTGTTTCAGTACGGGGATTTTGATGTTTTCGATGCACGCCAGACGGCAGAGATGATTCGCTATTATGGTCTGGGTGTGGTCGCTTTTATGGCCGTGTTGATCCTGAATCGAGGATTTTACGCCGTGGGGGATACGCGGACCCCCGTCAGGATTGGCGTGGTGATTGTATTCTGCAATCTGTTGTTAAACCTGGCATTGATCTGGTGGATGCAGGGCGAAGGTCTGGCGCTGGCGACGTCGCTGGCGGCGATGATTCAGTCTGGCCTGAGTCTGTGGCTGATTCGGGAAAAGACGGGGGCATTGGATCTCAGGCAGTTAACCAGTACGACGTTGCGGGCAGGGATTGCCACTTTAGTGATGTCCGTCCTCATCAGTGTTGAGTTATCTCTGCTGCCTGCCTCAGAACAGTTTCTTGCTCGACTGATCCGGGTGCTGGTGCCCGTCGTTTCGGCTGTGATCAGCTATTTGTTGCTGGCACGTTTGCTGGGGCTGAATGAAATTATGACCTTGATGAAGTCTGGTAGAAAACCACCGGAGAACACAGAACTCTGA
- the holA gene encoding DNA polymerase III subunit delta yields MSQHVTEFLLNPAASEFGPVVVLHGDDRYMKQEAIKAIEPLVLGEEEDTSITRFDGKRLEKELPPSTLFDELKTVSMWGDKRLVIVDEAEKFVSAFRGKLEKYLEAPSKSSTLILDVKSWSKSTRLAKLVAKIGLDLECKELKGGALTKWICDTAGQLHQKQISREAASLLVELVGTHCGQIHQELEKLTTFVGDQPRISPDDIRSVVGGWKAETTWAMTDAVRDGKIGDALHYLDNLLVAGEAPQKILGGLNFVWRKYFKATQQAVQGTPLKQAIRQAGVFPRDIDSTERYLRRLTRQRAEKISHWLLETDLNLKGKSRLAPRLELERLLFLLSGCV; encoded by the coding sequence ATGAGCCAGCACGTTACCGAATTTCTGCTGAATCCTGCCGCCAGTGAATTTGGGCCGGTTGTGGTTTTGCATGGCGATGATCGCTATATGAAGCAGGAAGCGATCAAAGCGATCGAACCGCTTGTCCTGGGTGAAGAGGAGGACACCAGTATTACCCGCTTCGATGGTAAACGGCTCGAAAAAGAGCTGCCCCCCTCGACCCTGTTTGATGAGCTGAAAACGGTTTCCATGTGGGGGGACAAGCGTCTGGTGATTGTGGATGAGGCAGAGAAGTTCGTCAGTGCCTTTCGTGGCAAACTGGAGAAATATCTGGAGGCTCCTTCCAAAAGTTCGACTCTCATTCTGGATGTGAAAAGCTGGAGTAAATCGACGCGTCTGGCCAAACTGGTTGCGAAAATCGGTCTGGATCTGGAGTGTAAAGAGCTTAAGGGGGGGGCATTAACAAAATGGATTTGTGATACCGCTGGACAACTGCATCAGAAGCAGATTTCACGGGAAGCTGCGAGTTTGCTGGTTGAACTGGTGGGAACTCATTGTGGACAGATCCATCAGGAATTAGAAAAACTAACGACTTTCGTGGGAGATCAGCCCCGCATCAGTCCTGATGATATTCGTTCAGTGGTGGGGGGCTGGAAGGCGGAAACGACCTGGGCGATGACAGATGCCGTCCGGGATGGAAAGATCGGGGATGCCTTGCATTATCTGGATAACCTGCTGGTCGCGGGCGAAGCGCCTCAGAAGATCCTGGGGGGATTGAACTTCGTCTGGCGGAAATACTTTAAAGCCACACAGCAGGCAGTGCAGGGAACCCCTTTAAAACAGGCGATTCGACAGGCGGGCGTGTTCCCCCGCGATATCGATTCGACAGAACGCTATCTGAGGCGACTGACCAGGCAGAGGGCGGAAAAAATCAGTCACTGGCTGTTAGAAACCGATCTGAATCTAAAAGGCAAAAGCCGTTTAGCGCCTCGTCTGGAACTGGAACGATTGTTGTTTTTATTGAGTGGTTGCGTCTGA
- a CDS encoding phosphohexomutase domain-containing protein: MEHLTEIKSEILPPLPQLLQPALLESAEVFFQCPGEDYPISKAIHLSRLAAFYPKCRECPHKEHTGNLSLEIIERLKQTQRSRSSTQNPFTTEGVRGIYLNQINRTQAAHLTGAFSTILWESLPLKGVAPQKTTSFSKPKAVVMPVSQEQSRGPSVVIGFDERPSSPDIITGVASALRRNGCRVIDLGLTVPSILSFATNHLQAQGAIMVTGAQFGPSYTGLDFLLENSQPVSAGRHLEKIEQISLRGFGRASRQPGSQRTFHPMEAYRAQFQKHFHALRPLKIKIACSLRLVRETLNVLFDKLPCELNWVDIPHQKRDLLNPQDNDVQKMQKQMQADSADLGLIIDDDSRRCAFFAETGTLLSNLKVSRFLMQALSREQSSRNFLLDQSGQKELNEVPAGWNIHTHTGTLADSYFQMRQQQAVYAGGQSGYHWFRDAVPTCDAILTLAHVLAALSFSDAPFSEVISQ, translated from the coding sequence GTGGAACATCTAACTGAGATCAAATCTGAGATTCTGCCCCCGCTGCCCCAACTTTTACAACCTGCTTTACTGGAATCGGCAGAAGTCTTTTTTCAGTGTCCGGGTGAAGACTATCCGATCTCAAAAGCCATCCACCTGTCCCGGCTGGCCGCTTTTTACCCCAAATGCCGCGAGTGTCCGCACAAAGAACATACCGGAAACCTGTCCCTCGAGATCATCGAGCGATTAAAGCAGACGCAACGCAGTCGTTCTTCCACACAAAACCCGTTCACGACCGAAGGCGTGCGCGGCATCTATCTGAATCAGATCAACCGGACCCAGGCCGCTCATCTCACCGGCGCCTTTTCCACGATCCTCTGGGAATCGCTCCCCTTAAAAGGTGTCGCTCCGCAAAAAACGACTTCGTTCAGTAAACCCAAAGCTGTTGTAATGCCCGTAAGTCAGGAGCAAAGTCGGGGACCGAGTGTCGTCATCGGTTTTGATGAACGCCCCTCCTCACCAGACATCATTACCGGTGTCGCCAGTGCACTCCGCAGAAATGGCTGCCGGGTCATCGATCTGGGGCTGACGGTCCCCTCGATCCTCTCGTTCGCAACAAACCATCTGCAGGCACAGGGCGCGATTATGGTCACTGGCGCTCAATTTGGCCCTTCTTATACGGGACTCGACTTCCTGCTGGAAAATTCACAGCCGGTCTCAGCAGGACGACACCTGGAAAAGATCGAACAGATCTCCCTGCGGGGATTTGGACGCGCCTCCCGGCAACCGGGATCACAGCGAACTTTTCATCCCATGGAAGCCTATCGGGCACAATTCCAGAAACACTTTCATGCCCTGCGACCGCTCAAAATCAAAATCGCCTGTTCGCTGAGACTGGTCAGAGAAACCCTGAATGTGCTGTTTGATAAACTGCCCTGTGAACTCAACTGGGTAGACATTCCGCATCAGAAACGCGATCTGCTCAATCCACAGGACAATGATGTGCAAAAAATGCAGAAGCAGATGCAGGCAGATTCGGCTGACCTGGGCCTGATCATCGATGATGACAGTCGTCGCTGTGCCTTCTTCGCGGAAACCGGAACGCTCCTGTCGAATTTAAAAGTTTCCCGATTTTTGATGCAGGCACTTTCCCGGGAACAGTCATCCCGAAACTTCCTGCTGGATCAGTCAGGACAAAAAGAACTGAATGAAGTTCCGGCGGGCTGGAACATTCACACACACACAGGAACACTGGCAGACAGCTATTTCCAGATGAGACAACAGCAAGCCGTTTACGCAGGGGGTCAATCCGGATATCATTGGTTCAGGGACGCTGTTCCCACCTGTGATGCGATCCTGACACTGGCTCATGTTCTGGCTGCTTTGAGTTTCAGTGATGCCCCGTTTAGCGAAGTGATCTCTCAATAA